The following are encoded in a window of Butyrivibrio sp. AE3004 genomic DNA:
- a CDS encoding type II toxin-antitoxin system RelE/ParE family toxin, which yields MVKCTVELSPEAKDILFMWVDTCEADNGPDVANDLIDSFEFMLDTLENNPEAGSGRLEDLPKKYRAYHIWRHLWAVYQTYYESNVIKVEYIIDDRQDYKRFVK from the coding sequence ATGGTTAAATGCACTGTCGAACTCTCACCTGAAGCTAAGGATATCCTCTTTATGTGGGTTGATACCTGTGAAGCGGATAACGGTCCTGATGTAGCAAATGACCTGATTGACAGTTTCGAGTTCATGCTTGATACGCTGGAAAACAATCCAGAAGCTGGTAGCGGAAGACTTGAAGATCTTCCAAAAAAATACAGAGCTTACCACATATGGCGTCACCTTTGGGCTGTTTATCAGACTTACTATGAATCAAACGTAATTAAAGTAGAATACATTATAGACGATCGTCAAGATTATAAGAGATTTGTAAAATAA
- a CDS encoding class I SAM-dependent methyltransferase, whose product MLSQEIALALGGQISSTGNNDIFFCGIGTQAIGLASMGYNVTASDISDGELSEAKERAEKNNVKIHFEHADFCALSDTFKNQFDIVIAMDNALPHMLTSESLERAIASIVDQTKIGGIIVASIRDYDSILAEKPSYSPPYIHKTERGQRVSFQTWAWKDDNYQLTQYIIDDENALEISKFECEYRATRRKEMTNMFLSKGCTDVAWKFPEETGFYQPIVIAKK is encoded by the coding sequence ATGCTGAGTCAAGAAATAGCGCTTGCGCTGGGGGGGCAAATATCTTCCACTGGAAATAATGACATATTCTTTTGCGGGATAGGTACACAGGCAATAGGGCTTGCTTCAATGGGCTATAATGTTACCGCTTCTGATATCAGTGATGGAGAATTGTCAGAGGCGAAGGAAAGAGCCGAAAAGAATAATGTGAAAATTCATTTTGAACACGCAGACTTTTGTGCTTTGTCTGATACATTTAAAAATCAATTCGATATTGTGATTGCGATGGATAACGCTTTGCCACATATGCTCACAAGTGAGTCGTTAGAGCGCGCTATAGCAAGCATTGTGGACCAGACAAAGATAGGTGGAATAATAGTTGCGAGCATTAGGGATTATGATTCTATTCTTGCTGAAAAACCATCATATTCTCCACCGTATATTCATAAAACAGAACGGGGACAAAGAGTTTCTTTTCAGACTTGGGCATGGAAGGATGATAATTATCAGTTGACTCAGTATATAATTGATGATGAAAACGCGCTAGAAATCAGTAAGTTCGAGTGTGAATATAGGGCTACCCGCAGAAAAGAAATGACAAATATGTTTCTTTCTAAAGGTTGTACCGATGTGGCTTGGAAGTTCCCGGAAGAGACAGGTTTTTATCAACCGATAGTAATAGCCAAGAAGTAA